Proteins encoded within one genomic window of Suricata suricatta isolate VVHF042 chromosome 17, meerkat_22Aug2017_6uvM2_HiC, whole genome shotgun sequence:
- the CTNS gene encoding cystinosin isoform X1 yields MRNSWLTIFILLPLKFVEKCESTIDLTVPPTVKLKNGSSANISIALQHPLNATLVITFQITFRSKNVTILELPNEVVVPSGVTNSSFQVTSQNVGQLTVYLHGNHSNQTGPRIRFLVIHSSVVSIVNQVIGWIYFVAWSISFYPQVITNWRRKSVIGLSFDFVALNLTGFVAYSVFNIGLFWVPYIKEQFFLKYPNGVNPVDSNDVFFSLHAVALTLVIIVQCFLYERGNQHVSWPAIGFLVLSWLFALITMILAAVGVTTWLRFLFCFSYIKLAVTLVKYFPQAYMNFYYKSTEGWSIGNVLLDFTGGSFSLLQMFLQSYNNDQWTLIFGDPTKFGLGVFSIFFDIVFFVQHFCLYRKKPGLQAAHTGSDSHPRQDWVLSLEPKALT; encoded by the exons ATGAGAAACAGTTGGCTGACTATTTTTATCCTTCTTCCTCTGAAGTTCGTAGAAAAATGTG AGTCGACCATCGACCTCACCGTTCCTCCCACTGTGAAGCTGAAAAATGGAAGCTCAGCCAACATCAGCATCGCCCTTCA GCATCCATTAAATGCAACCTTGGTGATCACTTTTCAAATCACATTTCGTTCAAAAAATGTTACTATCCTTGAGCTCCCTAATGAA GTTGTGGTGCCTTCCGGTGTGACAAATTCCTCTTTTCAAGTGACGTCTCAAAATGTTGGACAACTTACTGTCTACCTGCATGGAAACCATTCCAACCAGACCGG CCCGAGGATCCGCTTCTTGGTCATCCACAGCAGTGTCGTTAGCATCGTAAACCAGGTGATTGGCTGGATTTACTTCGTGGCCTGGTCCATTTCCTTCTACCCTCAGGTGATCACCAACTGGAGGCGGAAAAG TGTCATTGGTCTAAGCTTTGATTTCGTGGCGCTGAACCTCACAGGCTTCGTGGCCTACAGCGTGTTCAACATTGGCCTCTTCTGGGTGCCCTACATCAAG GAGCAGTTTTTCCTCAAGTACCCCAACGGAGTGAACCCTGTGGACAGTAACGATGTCTTCTTCAGCCTGCACGCGGTCGCCCTCACGCTGGTTATCATTGTGCAGTGCTTCCTGTACGAG CGAGGCAACCAGCACGTGTCCTGGCCTGCCATCGGCTTCCTGGTGCTCTCGTGGCTCTTCGCGCTCATCACCATGATTTTGGCTGCAGTCGGGGTTACCACCTGGCTCCggtttctcttctgcttctcctaCATCAAGCTCGCAGTGACGCTGGTCAAGTATTTTCCACAG GCCTACATGAACTTTTACTACAAAAGCACCGAAGGCTGGAGCATCGGTAACGTGCTTCTGGACTTCACCGGGGGCAGCTTCAGCCTCCTCCAGATGTTCCTCCAGTCCTACAACAATG ACCAATGGACACTGATCTTTGGAGACCCAACCAAGTTTGGACTCGGCGTCTTCTCCATCTTCTTCGATATTGTCTTCTTCGTTCAGCACTTCTGCTTGTACAGAAAGAAACCGGG gctTCAGGCAGCACACACGGGTTCGGACAGCCATCCCAGGCAGGACTgggtgctgagcttggagccgaAGGCCTTGACCTAA
- the TAX1BP3 gene encoding tax1-binding protein 3 has protein sequence MSYIPGQPVTAVVQRVEIHKLRQGENLILGFSIGGGIDQDPSQNPFSEDKTDKGIYVTRVSEGGPAEIAGLQIGDKIMQVNGWDMTMVTHDQARKRLTKRSEEVVRLLVTRQSLQKAVQQSMLS, from the exons ATGTCCTACATCCCCGGCCAGCCGGTCACCGCTGTGGTG CAAAGAGTTGAAATTCACAAGCTGCGTCAAGGTGAGAACTTAATACTGGGCTTCAGCATTGGAGGTGGAATTGACCAGGATCCCTCCCAGAATCCTTTCTCAGAAGATAAGACAGATAAG GGCATTTATGTCACACGGGTTTCTGAAGGAGGCCCTGCTGAAATTGCTGGGCTGCAGATTGGAGACAAGATTATGCAG GTGAATGGCTGGGACATGACCATGGTCACGCACGACCAAGCCCGGAAGCGTCTCACCAAGCGCTCAGAGGAGGTGGTGCGCCTGCTGGTGACGCGGCAGTCACTGCAGAAAGCAGTGCAGCAGTCCATGCTGTCCTAG
- the EMC6 gene encoding ER membrane protein complex subunit 6, translating into MAAVVAKREGPPFISEAAVRGNAAVLDYCRTSVSALSGATAGILGLTGLYGFIFYLLASILLSLLLILKAGRRWNKYFKSRRPLFTGGLIGGLFTYVLFWTFLYGMVHVY; encoded by the coding sequence ATGGCCGCTGTGGTGGCCAAGCGGGAAGGGCCGCCGTTCATCAGCGAGGCCGCTGTGCGGGGCAACGCCGCTGTCCTGGATTACTGCCGGACCTCAGTGTCAGCGCTGTCGGGGGCCACGGCCGGCATCCTCGGCCTCACCGGCCTCTACGGCTTCATCTTTTACCTGCTTGCCTCCATCCTGCTCTCCCTGCTCCTAATTCTCAAGGCGGGAAGGAGGTGGAACAAGTACTTTAAATCACGAAGACCCCTCTTTACTGGAGGTCTCATCGGAGGCCTCTTCACCTACGTCCTGTTTTGGACATTCCTCTATGGCATGGTGCACGTCTACTGA
- the CTNS gene encoding cystinosin isoform X2, whose product MRNSWLTIFILLPLKFVEKCESTIDLTVPPTVKLKNGSSANISIALQHPLNATLVITFQITFRSKNVTILELPNEVVVPSGVTNSSFQVTSQNVGQLTVYLHGNHSNQTGPRIRFLVIHSSVVSIVNQVIGWIYFVAWSISFYPQVITNWRRKSVIGLSFDFVALNLTGFVAYSVFNIGLFWVPYIKEQFFLKYPNGVNPVDSNDVFFSLHAVALTLVIIVQCFLYERGNQHVSWPAIGFLVLSWLFALITMILAAVGVTTWLRFLFCFSYIKLAVTLVKYFPQAYMNFYYKSTEGWSIGNVLLDFTGGSFSLLQMFLQSYNNGFRQHTRVRTAIPGRTGC is encoded by the exons ATGAGAAACAGTTGGCTGACTATTTTTATCCTTCTTCCTCTGAAGTTCGTAGAAAAATGTG AGTCGACCATCGACCTCACCGTTCCTCCCACTGTGAAGCTGAAAAATGGAAGCTCAGCCAACATCAGCATCGCCCTTCA GCATCCATTAAATGCAACCTTGGTGATCACTTTTCAAATCACATTTCGTTCAAAAAATGTTACTATCCTTGAGCTCCCTAATGAA GTTGTGGTGCCTTCCGGTGTGACAAATTCCTCTTTTCAAGTGACGTCTCAAAATGTTGGACAACTTACTGTCTACCTGCATGGAAACCATTCCAACCAGACCGG CCCGAGGATCCGCTTCTTGGTCATCCACAGCAGTGTCGTTAGCATCGTAAACCAGGTGATTGGCTGGATTTACTTCGTGGCCTGGTCCATTTCCTTCTACCCTCAGGTGATCACCAACTGGAGGCGGAAAAG TGTCATTGGTCTAAGCTTTGATTTCGTGGCGCTGAACCTCACAGGCTTCGTGGCCTACAGCGTGTTCAACATTGGCCTCTTCTGGGTGCCCTACATCAAG GAGCAGTTTTTCCTCAAGTACCCCAACGGAGTGAACCCTGTGGACAGTAACGATGTCTTCTTCAGCCTGCACGCGGTCGCCCTCACGCTGGTTATCATTGTGCAGTGCTTCCTGTACGAG CGAGGCAACCAGCACGTGTCCTGGCCTGCCATCGGCTTCCTGGTGCTCTCGTGGCTCTTCGCGCTCATCACCATGATTTTGGCTGCAGTCGGGGTTACCACCTGGCTCCggtttctcttctgcttctcctaCATCAAGCTCGCAGTGACGCTGGTCAAGTATTTTCCACAG GCCTACATGAACTTTTACTACAAAAGCACCGAAGGCTGGAGCATCGGTAACGTGCTTCTGGACTTCACCGGGGGCAGCTTCAGCCTCCTCCAGATGTTCCTCCAGTCCTACAACAATG gctTCAGGCAGCACACACGGGTTCGGACAGCCATCCCAGGCAGGACTgggtgctga
- the P2RX5 gene encoding P2X purinoceptor 5, with translation LTYLVVWVFLVKKGYQDTDTSLQSSIVTKVKGVTFTNTSELGERLWDVVDYVIPPQGENVFFVVTNLIVTPNQRQETCAESESIPDALCYTDSDCPSGEPVVAGNGVRTGRCLRVGNTRRGTCEIFAWCPVETKSRPAKPLLGKAEDFTVYIKNFIRFPKFNFSKTNVLDTKDRDFLKSCHFGPKNPYCPIFRLGSVVSWTGSNFQEIALQGGVIGIQIEWDCDLDKASSECNPHYSFSRLDNKFSENSISSGYNFRFAKYYRDGAGVEFRTLVKAYGIRFDVMVNGKAGKFNIIPTIINIGSGLALLGAGAFFCDLVLIYLIKKSHFYRDKKYEEVRSGRVGDGKVNVEQLQNLQTAEA, from the exons CTGACCTACCTGGTGGT CTGGGTGTTCCTGGTGAAGAAGGGTTACCAAGACACCGACACGTCCCTGCAGAGCAGCATCGTCACGAAAGTCAAGGGTGTGACCTTTACCAACACCTCTGAGCTCGGGGAGCGACTCTGGGATGTTGTTGACTACGTCATCCCACCCCAG GGAGAGAACGTCTTCTTCGTAGTCACCAACTTGATCGTGACCCCCAACCAGCGGCAGGAAACCTGTGCTGAG AGTGAAAGCATTCCAGATGCCTTGTGCTATACGGACAGCGACTGCCCTTCTGGGGAGCCTGTTGTGGCTGGAAATG GAGTGAGGACTGGCCGCTGCCTTCGGGTGGGGAACACGCGAAGGGGCACCTGCGAGATCTTCGCCTGGTGCCCGGTGGAGACAAAGTCCAGGCCAGC GAAGCCACTCCTGGGCAAGGCTGAAGACTTCACCGTTTACATAAAGAACTTCATTCGTTTCCCCAAATTCAACTTTTCCAA GACCAATGTGCTGGACACCAAAGACAGAGATTTCCTGAAGTCCTGTCATTTTGGTCCCAAGAACCCCTACTGCCCCATCTTTCGACTGGGGTCTGTGGTCAGTTGGACAGGGAGCAACTTCCAGGAGATAGCCCTGCAG GGTGGCGTGATAGGAATTCAGATCGAATGGGACTGTGATCTTGATAAAGCTTCTTCTGAATGCAACCCTCACTATTCTTTTAGCCGTCTGGACAACAAATTTTCAGAAAACTCAATCTCCTCTGGGTACAACTTCAG GTTTGCCAAATATTACCGAGATGGAGCTGGAGTGGAGTTCCGCACCCTTGTGAAGGCCTATGGGATCCGCTTCGATGTGATGGTGAACGGCAAG GCAGGGAAGTTCAACATCATCCCCACAATCATCAACATTGGCTCTGGGTTGGCACTCTTGGGTGCT GGAGCTTTCTTCTGTGACCTGGTACTTATCTACCTCATCAAGAAGAGCCACTTTTACCGAGACAAGAAGTACGAGGAAGTGAG gTCTGGCCGCGTGGGGGATGGAAAGGTGAATGTGGAGCAGCTACAGAACCTGCAGACTGCGGAGGCATAG